From the genome of Agrobacterium tumefaciens:
ACTGATGAGCGAGCCTACCCTCTGACCTGGATCAAGGCCTCAGGTTACTGGACGAAGGGCAAGGCCGACACGACCGAAAAGTTCGCCTGAGCCCTGAACAGAAGCAGCATTCACCCAACAATGTGGGAAGCATCATGTCGGAGATCGCAATCAAATGCGATCTTCCGACCAGAATGGCCTTTCAGCCTTGGGCGGGTATTTGCAACTCCTCAGAAGATGGCGACCTGGAAAATTGCGATCGAAGTGTCTCCGACGCAGTCAGGCTTTTCCTGTCAGACGCGAACTCACCACCCTGATAATTCACGAGCAGGCTGAAGAGACCGTCGCGAAGCGTGAGTTCTGGTTGAAGCAATCTCTGAGCTTTTTCGCTGACAAACCCGCGGGTGGCTGCGAGCGCCGATTTCGTTGTGCCTTCAACCATGACGATGACGTTCAAGGTGTCAGGGTCCGTGACGTCTGCCTGCTCGAACACCTCGTACGGTTGGTTCGGTTCGGCGATAACAATACGAAAACCGAGGATACGCCCCGATCGCGTCAGTTCCTCCAGAACCTTCGCCAGCGTTTGCGAAGCCGCTGGCGCCTGCAGCCGTCCAACGGAATAAGCCTGTGCGATCAAGCCACCACCGACACCGTTACCGCCATGGGTAAAGCTGATGCCAGGGATGCGAAGTACATTGCGAAAATGCTGCCGCATCGAAAGTGACCAGTCCGTTGGCTGCCGGACGAGCTCGAGATAGGCAGGCTGTTCCAGCACCTCAAGATTATCGAGCGCATAGAGCGTGAAATAACGATTATCCGGTTTTGAGAAATCGGCATAACGACGCGCCCATAACATGCCTGGCGTTGTCAGGCGTTCGGGCACGTGCTCGAAGGTGTGCCAAACCTCATATTCCTCCGTCAGTGTTGCCGGATAATCGTTCCAGAGGGCTAGGAAAGCAGCGCTCATGAAGGCTCCCTGATCTGAAGCATGACCTTCGAGGCAAGACGCTGATGCGAGACACTGAAGCCCTCAAGGGCTGAACCAAGTGAGAAGCGGTGCGATATCAGCTTTCGCATGACATCCTGATGGTCATTCAAAAATGCAATCGTGGCATCCCAATCTTGCGCACTGGCGCGATAAGAACCACGGATCTGCTGATGCATCCTTACAAGCTGTGTGAGGTTGATTTCGGCTGGTCGCGGATGGATACCGACAACCGTGAAGATTCCGCGTTTCTTGAGAAAGGGCAGCGTGGCATTGACCAGGGCTGGCACACCGGCCGCCTCGATGATCGCGTCAAAGGGCTGATGTTCCGAAAGCGCGCGGTCGAGGGGCGTTTCTTTTCCGTCAATGAGAAAGTCGAAACCGAGGCTTCGCAGAAGCTCGAGCCTTGGGCGATCATCCCGCCCGGCAATCACGACCTTTGCCCCGCGGCTGCGCGCCAGAATAGCAATACCCTGGCCGATGAAGCCCGGGCCGAGCACAAGAATGGTCTGGCCGTCACGAACCTCTGCGGTATTCACGGCCTCGAGGCAAACCGTCATTGGTTCTGTCAGTGCCGCGATCTCCATGTCGAGACTGTCGGGCAAAAGGTGGCAATTCCTGGCCGGCGCACAGACGAAGGGGGCGAACGCCCCACTACGGCCAATGCCGATCCCCTTGCGATTGCTGCAATCATCGTCGTGGCCGGCAAGGCACGCGGCACAATGGCCGCAGGTGGTAGAGGGGCGGACGGTGACACGTTGGCCAATCAGACCTCTCGCCACATCAGGGCCAACCTCATCAATGACGCCGGAAAACTCATGACCGAGCGTCACGGGCATGGCGCTCTGCATGCTTTCATAACCGGGCGTCCATTCGGCAATATGCAGATCCGTGCCGCATATCCCGGCAGCCTCCACCCTGATCAACACCTCACCTTCGGGAGGTGCCGATGGGATCTCAACATCGCGAAACTCCAGACCCGCTTCAGGACGAACCTTCTGCAATGCCAGCATTGTCATGTCTCCAGCGTTATTTGGGTAAGAGTGCGCGGCATTAGCCGCGCCATCCAAGAAAGCGCCGTTCGATCAGTCCGATCACATAACTCACGATAAGCCCCATCACCGACAGAATGGTCACGCCTGCAAAAAGCTTTTCCAGGTCGTAGAGCGAACCGGCTTCGAGAATGTAAGAACCCACACCATATTGGGCACCGAGCATTTCCGCCGCAACGAGGAGGATAATGGCAATCGAGATCGAGACCCGCAAACCTGAGAGGATCGCGGGAAATGCACCGGGCAATACGATCTTTCGGACAATTGACCACCACGACAAACCAAAGCTTTGCCCCATGCGGATCAGCGAACGATCGACATTGTCGACCGCGCCATAGGTCGCAACAACGGTCGGCGTAAAGGTCCCGAAGGCGATCAGCATGTATTTCGACATTTCATCAATGCCGAACCAGATGACGAAAAGCGGCAAAAGGGCAATTTTCGGGATTGGAAAGAGCGCAGCAACCAAGGGCACGAGGCCGGCGCGAACGTGACTGAACAGGCCAATCATGACGCCAACCATGACGCCGAAGGAAATCCCAAGGCAAGCACCAACAAACAGGCGCTGCAGCGAAGGCAGCAGGTGCTTCCACAAAAGCCCCGTATTCCAGAGCTGGATGAATGTTTCCACAACCGCGGACGGTCGCGGCAATGTCAGGCTCGAGATGATCCCTGTTCTTGTACCGATTTCGGCAAGGGCAATCAGGACGACGAAAAGAAGGATCGCGATGCCGCGGACCGGTGTTGGTGCAAAACCGCCGCCGCGGAACTGAACGGCACGCACCTCCTTCTCCGAAGGATTGGCGATCTTATCCTGGATCGGAATTGAATTCGAGATTGAGGCTACATCAGACATTGACCAACTCCTTGTCGGCGGCCATCGCTTCTTCGCGCATAAGCGCCCAAAGTTGCTTCTGCTTTTCTTCAAGCAACGGATCGCCGAGCTGTCGTTCACTCAGCGGAATGTCGATATCGACGATCTCACGAATGCGGCCGGGACGACGTGATAGAACAACGACACGGTGCCCGAGACGCACGGCCTCATTGAGGTTGTGCGTCACATAGACAGAGGTGAAGGGTTGCCGCGTCCAGAGCGATACGAGATCGTCCATCAGGAGTTCACGCGTCTGGCTGTCAAGCGCTGACAAGGGCTCATCCATCAGCATCACCGCTGGACGCACGGCAAGCGCCCGGCTGATGGCAACGCGCTGGCGCATGCCGCCGGATAGCTGCTTGGGAAGTGCCTTTCGAAACTCGGAAAGGCGTGTCCGCTCCAGAACATCGGTGACGATATCGTTCATTTCGCCGCTGCTGAGGCCATGGTCTTCCAGCACCAGCTTGATGTTGCCTTCAACGCTGCGCCAGGGCAGCAAGGCGAAATGCTGGAAAACATAGGTCAACGGGTTTAGGGAGCCTGCCGGTGGCTTGCCGACCTGCAGGACCTGGCCGGAGGTCGGCCGCTCCAGTCCGCCAAGGAAGCGAAGGAGCGTCGATTTCCCACAGCCCGACGGACCGATAAGACAGATGATCTGGCCTTGCGGGATATCGAGAGAAATGTCCTTCAGGACCTCGACGGCACCGTAATAATGGCTGATGTTTTCGATTTTCAGGTCCATGAGAGCCCTCCGGAGGGAGGCCTCTTCAGCCTCCGTACGATGATTGGCGATCGATCAGATCGTCTTGACGTAGGACGTATCGAACAGTTGTTCGTTCGTGACGGCATCCTTGACCATGCCTTCCGCCTTCATCCACTCGACCTGTTCGCTGCAGCTTTCGACTGAGAGCGCAAGATCCTTGTTGATGCGCATCGCACCATCAATCAGGTTGCGCCTTGCCTCTTCGAAGGGGCTATCGCTTTCGACATATTTATGAACGATGCGGGCCAGATCTTCGCGCACAGCATCATCGGTGGTCTTGTCGACAAAGGCTGCATTGTAATCGGCAATGGCACGGGAATAGGCCTTGACGAAGGCTTCGGTCACAGCCCGCTCATCCGTGGCATTCTTGGTCGAGGTGAAGGCCGTGGTGACCTGGTAATTCGGTGCATAGTCAGAAACGAGACCGATCTGCTTGGCTGCACCATCGCGGATCAACTTCTTGGCAACGTTGGGCTGGATCGCCCAGGCATCGATCTGGCCTGTCGAGATCGCACCCACAATGGCGCCAAGCTTCTGCAGCGGGCGCAACTGGATGTCGGACACCGGGATGTTGTTGGCCTTGGCAATCTTGTAGGCCATGAAGTGGAACGACGAACCGGCCGTTGTGATCCCAAAGGTCTTGCCCGCAAGCTTGGATGCCTCCGTCAGGCCTGCGTCATAAGCCTTGTTGGATGCAAGAATGATCGCGCCAACCGTGCCCTTCTCTTCCGTCAGTGCACCACCGATGACCTTGATGGCGCCCTTCTGTGCGAGGCTGACAAGACCGCCAGTAATGGATGTCACACCAAAATCCGCGTCCCCGGACGCGATGGCCACCGACATCGGCTGAGCTGCTTCAAAGAACTTGAGCTCGATATCGAGGCCCGCTTCCTTGAAGTATCCTCGCTCAAAGGCAATAAAGCTCGGCGCATGGCTGGCGAGATGAAGGACGGCTAGATTTCGCGTGCTGGCGCGGGCAGGTAGTCCAAACGCTGCGGTCGCGCATGTTGCGCCCATGCCGATTAGCGCCTGACGGCGCGTCAAAGAAAAATTCATCTGGTTGTCTCCAATCCTCAACGCCTCCTCCGGCGTCACAGGACCTGTTTGCCATCCACGCGGCAGGAAGACAACGAACAATAGTTATGCTTCTCATGCCCTGAAGGCATGATGCAACCCACAAGCGGTATGGCGATCAGGCGAGCTTGGAGAGGCTGGCCAGCTTACTGGTGAGGATCTCGACAAGTTTTCTGAGGTTTGCAGAATGTGGACGCTGCCGGTTCCAGAAAACAGAAACCTCGAAGCGGGGCGCATGCTCGATTGGCAGGATCACAAGGTTGTGGCCGATCGGCCCAAGCGTTGTGAGATAATCAACCAGAACAATCCCCATTTCCTCGTTGGCGAGCGCCAGAGCCGTATCGGAAAACCGGGCGACAGCTCTGATCTGCACATTGACCCGAGCGCGCGACAGGAAGCGATCCACCACCGTTTGGTGCGCACCACCCGGTTCGAAGGAGATGAAGTCGGCGCCCTCGAGGTCACTGGCCCGGATAATATCGCGTGAGGCAAGCGGATGGCTCCTTGGGACGGCAGCAACGAGATCGACCTGCCCCACCTGCTCCATCATCACCAGCGGATGATTGGGTGCAGTGATGGTAACGACGCCTTCACCGCGACCGCTCAGAAGATAGTCTTCAATTTGATTGACCGAGAGAACGTCGAAAAAGAGCTCGATTCCCTTTACCTCGATCGACAGTTGCCTGAGGGCTTGCGGCACGAGTGCCCTGGCAACACTCGCAGTCGAGCCGACCCGAAAAACAGCGGTTTCACCGCGGGCAATACGCCCGATCTGCGCGCCAATCCCGGAAATCTGACGGATCAGCGGATCGATTTCGGCGTAGATTTCGAGAGCCTCCGACGTAGGGACAAGGCGGTTGCGATCCCTGGCAAAAAGCGCAATGCCCAACAGGTCCTCGATCCGGCGGATGGTGCGGCTGAGAGACGGTTGCGACACCGCCAGCACCTTCGACGCGGCGGTGATCGAGCGGGTTTGCATGACCGTGTGAAAAATCTCGATCTGCCTGAGGCTAAGGAGTGAATCGGCCCCCTTCTTGGTGGCGTCCGTGTCGAAAGTATCCAGATCACCTGCCATCGGACACTCGCTTGAGGAATGGAACAAGCATGTCGAGGATGGCACCGGAAGCCATCTCGGGCAGCATGTGGCCACCTTCGAGACCCCGACCGGAAACGTCTTTCGCCCAGTCCGCCCAGATATCAAGCGGCTCGCGCCCACCGCCGTAACGGCGACCGGCCTCCCAGAAGACCAGAACAGGCACATCTATCTTTCGCCCCCTCGAGCGGTCAGCCAGATCGTCTGCCTCATCCACCGTGGCGCCGGCCCGGTAGTCGTTGCAGATCGCATGCCGCACGGCTGCATCATCAAAAGCGATACGATAGTCCTCGATCGCCAACGGGTGCAGACGATCGAGCCCATGCGCCATCTTATCCAGACTGGTATCGATGAACATTCGCGGATTGGCAGACAGCAGCGTTTCCGGCAGCGGCTCGGGCTGTGCCAGCGCAAACCAGTGCCATGCGCCCATGCCAAACGCCTTGCTTGCACCTTCCCACATCTCCGGCGTCGGCACGACGGTGACCGAGACGTATGCCGATACGGCTTGCGGATAATCAATCGCCATTCGATAACCGACACGCGCACCGCGGTCATGGCCGATAACAACATACTGGCTGTGGCCTAATGCCTCCATCATGGCGTGCAGTTGCTCGCCCATCCAGCGTTTTGCACCGCTTCTTTCCGATTTGCCAAGAACACGGCTTCGACCATAACCCGGCAAATCAGGGATCACGACGGTGTATGACGCGGCCAGAAGCGGCGCGATCCGGTGCCACGCCGTACGTGTTTCAGGGTAGCCATGCAGCAGAAGGACTGCCGGTCCCGAACCACTGATCAGGATATCAAAGTCCGTCCCACCAGTAACGACATGCTTTTCTTCAAATCCAGGAAATAGCGAGTTCGCCAAGCGCTCCATAAAGAATATCCTCCCGATCCGTTTCGTACCGCGCCTTGAGGCGATTGCAAGCCGTCAATTTTCAATGAGCTGCACCAGCCGTCCAATTGCGACAGAGAAGCCCTCGTTTGATTTCAACCTGAAACATCAAGTCTGAAGGGACGATCGGCGCCAGCAACTTCAGGTTCAGACAAGCCCTATCGCGTACCCAGAGTTAGCAAAATTGTGGTTTCAAGCGGCAGATTCGTCTCCTGTCTTCGACAGGGGTCATTTGCCGACTTCAGGATTTTTTGAGACATGACATCGATTATTCCGTCCCTGAACGCCAATCAGATTAAATATCTTTCGACAGAGGCGATCGCAGCTTGGACGACAGAGGATGTCGCGTCACTTTCCAAAGCACAAATCAAAGTTCTTTCGTCAGCACAGGTCTCAGCGCTGGCGACTGAAAATGTCAAAGTTCTCAACTCACAACAGTTGAGCGCGATTTCACAGAGCGCGGTTGTCGGTTTGACGCTGGATCAGCTCAGCATCCTCGACAAATACGCCATTGAAAGCCTGACATCCGTCCAGGTTTCCGCATTCACCACCACGCAGCTTCATGCTTTCACGACCGAACAGGCAGAAGCTTTGACGTCCGCTCAGGTGGGTGCGCTCAAGGCAACCCAGCTTGCCGCACTCAGCGCAGACGACATTGCGACGTTTTCGACAGCCGACATCGCGGCGATCGCCGGTAAAGCAATTTTGGGGCTGAGTACCGAGGCAATCGCGGCGCTCACCACCGATCAAATCGCCGCCTTGAGCACCAGTGCCATTGCAAGCCTGACGAGTGGCCAGATCGCGGTTTTGAGCACGGACCAGATCGAGGCGTTGAAACCGGCGCAGGTCAAGGCGTTCAACTCGATGCAACTCTCCCTCCTGAGCGCTGAAGGGATCGCAACTTTTTCGACTGACGACATCGCCGCGATTTCGAGCAAAGCCATGCTCCGGTTGAGTACCGAAGTGGTTGCCTCGCTCACGACAGATCAGGTCAGCGCATTGACGGGCGCACAGCTTGCCGCTCTGAAAACGTCACAAGTCGCCGCATTGACTACAGAGCAGGTCGAAGCCTTAACGTCGGCACAGGTGAAGTCGCTGACCTCGGCACAACTTTCGACCTTGAGTGCAGAGGCGATTGCAACATTTTCGACGGCCGATATCGCCGCGATCTCGGCCAAGGCAATCGCGGGTTTGGGCACCGGTGCGGTTGCCAACCTCACGACAGAGCAGGTCACCGTCCTGACCGCCGCCCAACTCTCCAGCTTCAAGGCATCGCAACTCCAGGCCTTGAATGCCGATCTCGTCGGGTCCCTCTCGACCGCACAGATCGTCGCTCTGAGTGCTTCGGCAATCACGGGCCTGACGACGCTCCAGATTGAAGCCTTGAGCACGAGCCAGGTGGAAGCCCTTTCGCCGGCGCAGGTAAAGTCGCTCAGTGCGACGCAGCTTGCTGCGATGAGCGCCGACAACATCGCCACCTTCTCACTAGCAGATATCGCAGCCATCTCGGGGAGCGCCGTGTCCGGTTTGAACACGGAAGCGATCACCGAACTTTCGCCGGACAAGATCGCCGTGCTCAGCGCCAGCGCCATTGCCGCGTTGACGACCAGCCAGATTGCTTCCTTGAGCTCTGAGCAGGTTGAGGCTTTGAAGCCAACCCAGGTCAAGGTGTTGAGCTCGACCCAACTCTCCGCGTTGAGCGCCGAGGCGATCGCGACCTTCTCGACTGCCGACATGGCGGCGATTTCGAGCAGAGCGATGCCAGGACTGACCACAGACGTGATTGCAGCGCTGAGCACGGGGCAGGTCGCGGCACTCAATTCGAGCGTGATTGCAAGTTTTACATCCGATCAGATCGGAGCTCTCAGTCCGGAGCAGATTACCGCGTTGACGAGCGCGCAGATTGCGGCGCTCAAGGCTACTCAGCTCACGAACCTGACAACAGGTCAGGCGGAAGCCCTATCTCCGGCACAGGTAAAATCACTAAACTCGACGCAACTTGCTGCCTTGAGTGCCGACAACATTTCAACCTTCTCCACCGCAGATATCGCAGCGATTGCGGCCAAGGCCATGCCCGGATTGGGCGCAGAAGCGATTGCCTCCCTGACGAAAGATCAGGTCACTGCATTGACGACCGTGCAGCTCGCCGCGCTAAAGGCAGCACAATTTCAGGCCTTGCAGGCTGATCAGATCGAGGCGCTGTCGACAGCTCAGGTCGCCGCACTCAGCACCGGTGCCGTCTCAAGCCTGACCGCCGAGCAGATAGAGGCGTTCAGCACCCAGCAGATCGAGGCCCTTTCGCCGACGCAGGTAAAGGCACTCGGCTCAACGCAACTTGCGGCGCTCAGCCCGGCGGGTCTCGCGACGTTTTCGACTGCCGATGTTGCAGCGATTACCGCCAGGGCTATAGCGGGATTGAGCGCAGAAGCGATTGCAGCACTCACAACTGCCCAGATTGCCGCCATCAACACCAGTGCGGTTACAGGATTGACCGCAGATCAGCTCGAGGCTCTGAACACCTCGCAGGTTGAAGCTCTTTCGCTGGCACAGGTTAAATCCTTGAATTCAGCTCAGCTTGCAGCGTTTGGACCAGAGGATCTCGCAACGTTTTCGACTGCCGAGATCGCAGGCATTGGCAGCAAGGCGATTGCCGGATTGAGCATCGATGTCATTGCAGCACTTACGCAAGATCAGATCGCAGCTCTGAGCACCAGTGCCGTTTCTGGACTGACAGCAACCCAGATTGAATCTCTGAGCGGTAACCAGGTCAGCCTGCTCTCCAACCTGCAACTCAAGGCATTGAACGCCGCCCAGGTAGCGGCACTGGACGATGATATCGCAATGTTGTCGTCGAGCCAGATCACTATGTTGAGCGCGTCTGGCGTCAAAGGCTTGACGGCTGATCAGATATCGGCGCTGAGCGCCGAGCTGATCTCGGCCTTCACGACCGCACAAATTGCCGCACTCGGTTCTGCTCAGATCTCGGCGTTGACCACCGACGATATTGCTTCGCTTTCTGCAAGCCAGATTGCTGCGTTGAGCACGGACGGGACGACGGGGCTGTCGACCAGTCAGATCGCGGTTCTCAGCACCGATCAGATTGCACGGCTTTCGACCAAACAGATTGCGACGTTGAATTCGGCGCAGGTTTCGGCCTTGAGCCCGGACGATATAATCGCTCTTTCAACGGCTCAGATCGCCGCCTTGAGTTCGTCGGGCATAATAGGGCTCACCACCCAGCAACTGGCATCGTTTACGACCAGTCAGGCAGAAGCACTCACGAGTTTGCAGATCCGCAATCTCGGCTCCGCGCAGATTGCCGAGCTTGGGGCCGAAGGCGTGGCGCAATTCTCGACAAAGGATATTGCCGCTATCAGTGCAGACGCAATCGCAGGATTGTCGACGGACGCCCTCACCTCCCTGACGACGGCTCAGATCGCCGCCTTCAGTTCACAGAGCGTCGGCGCCTTAAGCACTGCACAGATCGCCGCCTTGAGCACGGCGCAGGTCGAGGCCTTCACCAGCGTGCAGGTCAGCGCGCTTACCTCTAGGCAGATCACTGTCTTGGGCGTTGAAGGCATTGCAACCTTTACGACCAAGGACATTGCCGCGATCAGTTCAAGCGCGATCTCGGGATTGTCGACAGAAATTCTGGTCCAGATGAGCGAATCCCAGATCGCCGCCATCAACTCCCTAAGCGTCAGCATGCTGAGTACAGCACAGATTACGGCGCTTGCATTCAATCAGGTCGAGGCGCTGACCAGCGCACAGGTCGGTGCTTTGAACTCCAAACAGATTGCCGCGCTGAGCGCAGACGCGATCAGCATGTTCTCCACCAGGGATTTTGCCGCGATCGCCTCAAGCGCAATCACCGGCCTGTCGCCGCAGACCGTTGCATCGCTGACGACGGCGCAGATCGCTGCACTTTCGACCGCAGGGATAGGAGCACTGAGCACTGCTCAAGTTGGCGCGTTCACCACCGACCAGATCAAGGCTTTGACGACTTCCCAGATCGGTGCACTCACCTCTAAACAGATTGCGACATTGCGAGCCGCCGATGTCGCGTCGCTTTCGACATCACAGCTTGCCGCATTGAGCACAGCGGGCGTAGCGGGCCTGAGCACGGATCAGATTGGCGCCCTTAGCACCGGGCAGGTCGAGGCCCTGACCAGTGTCCAGATCAGCGCCTTAAGCTCGAAACAGATCGGCGCTCTGAGTGCGGAGGGTGTAAACACGTTCACCACAGCAGAGCTTGCCGCAATCGGTTCAAACGCGATTTCCGGCCTCTCAACGACAACGATTGCATCGTTTACGACAGCCCAGATCGCTGCATTGAGCTCCACATCTGTTTCAGGGCTTACCACGGTGCAGATCGAGGCACTGAATACCGAACAGTTGAGTGCCCTGACAACCGCTCAGATTGGAGCCCTCACCTCAAAACAGATCGCAGCACTTGAAACCGCTGACATAGCCTCGCTTTCCGTCGATCAGATTGCCGCGCTTGCACCTTCCGGCATAGCCGGACTGACTTCAGATCAGATTGCAGTGCTCAAAACCGATCAGGTTGAAGCGTTGACCAGCACCCAGGTTGGCGCACTGAGTTCGAAGCAGATTGCGTCGCTGAGCGCAGACGGTCTGGCTATGTTTTCGACTGCCGATCTGGCAGCAATCGGCTCGAATGCCATCTCTGGCCTGTCGGCGGCAACTATTATGACGCTGACATCGGCCCAGATTAACGCGCTGAGTACGGCCGCAATCTCGGGCTTGACCACTGGCCAGCTCGCGGCACTGAACATCGATCAGCTCGATGCCTTGACGACGTCTCAAATCGGCGCTCTTTCCTCCAGACAGACCGCCGCCCTTACCGCGTCCGGCGTCGCCTCCCTCTCGACGGACAAGATCGCAGCCTTCAGCACCGCCGGAATAGTAGGCCTGACGACCGATCAGATCACCGCTCTAAGCACCGCCCAGATCGAGGGCTTCACCAGTGCCCAGATCAGCGCGATGAGCGCAAAACAGATTGCCGTACTTGGTGCAGACGATCTCGATACCTTCACCACTGCGGAGTTGGGTGCCATCAGTTCATCCGCAGTTTCGGGCCTGTCGAGCGCAATGATTGCAGCGTTGACGACG
Proteins encoded in this window:
- a CDS encoding ABC transporter substrate-binding protein; translation: MNFSLTRRQALIGMGATCATAAFGLPARASTRNLAVLHLASHAPSFIAFERGYFKEAGLDIELKFFEAAQPMSVAIASGDADFGVTSITGGLVSLAQKGAIKVIGGALTEEKGTVGAIILASNKAYDAGLTEASKLAGKTFGITTAGSSFHFMAYKIAKANNIPVSDIQLRPLQKLGAIVGAISTGQIDAWAIQPNVAKKLIRDGAAKQIGLVSDYAPNYQVTTAFTSTKNATDERAVTEAFVKAYSRAIADYNAAFVDKTTDDAVREDLARIVHKYVESDSPFEEARRNLIDGAMRINKDLALSVESCSEQVEWMKAEGMVKDAVTNEQLFDTSYVKTI
- a CDS encoding LysR family transcriptional regulator; translated protein: MAGDLDTFDTDATKKGADSLLSLRQIEIFHTVMQTRSITAASKVLAVSQPSLSRTIRRIEDLLGIALFARDRNRLVPTSEALEIYAEIDPLIRQISGIGAQIGRIARGETAVFRVGSTASVARALVPQALRQLSIEVKGIELFFDVLSVNQIEDYLLSGRGEGVVTITAPNHPLVMMEQVGQVDLVAAVPRSHPLASRDIIRASDLEGADFISFEPGGAHQTVVDRFLSRARVNVQIRAVARFSDTALALANEEMGIVLVDYLTTLGPIGHNLVILPIEHAPRFEVSVFWNRQRPHSANLRKLVEILTSKLASLSKLA
- a CDS encoding ABC transporter permease, with the translated sequence MSDVASISNSIPIQDKIANPSEKEVRAVQFRGGGFAPTPVRGIAILLFVVLIALAEIGTRTGIISSLTLPRPSAVVETFIQLWNTGLLWKHLLPSLQRLFVGACLGISFGVMVGVMIGLFSHVRAGLVPLVAALFPIPKIALLPLFVIWFGIDEMSKYMLIAFGTFTPTVVATYGAVDNVDRSLIRMGQSFGLSWWSIVRKIVLPGAFPAILSGLRVSISIAIILLVAAEMLGAQYGVGSYILEAGSLYDLEKLFAGVTILSVMGLIVSYVIGLIERRFLGWRG
- a CDS encoding ice nucleation-like protein, with protein sequence MTTEQVEALTSAQVKSLTSAQLSTLSAEAIATFSTADIAAISAKAIAGLGTGAVANLTTEQVTVLTAAQLSSFKASQLQALNADLVGSLSTAQIVALSASAITGLTTLQIEALSTSQVEALSPAQVKSLSATQLAAMSADNIATFSLADIAAISGSAVSGLNTEAITELSPDKIAVLSASAIAALTTSQIASLSSEQVEALKPTQVKVLSSTQLSALSAEAIATFSTADMAAISSRAMPGLTTDVIAALSTGQVAALNSSVIASFTSDQIGALSPEQITALTSAQIAALKATQLTNLTTGQAEALSPAQVKSLNSTQLAALSADNISTFSTADIAAIAAKAMPGLGAEAIASLTKDQVTALTTVQLAALKAAQFQALQADQIEALSTAQVAALSTGAVSSLTAEQIEAFSTQQIEALSPTQVKALGSTQLAALSPAGLATFSTADVAAITARAIAGLSAEAIAALTTAQIAAINTSAVTGLTADQLEALNTSQVEALSLAQVKSLNSAQLAAFGPEDLATFSTAEIAGIGSKAIAGLSIDVIAALTQDQIAALSTSAVSGLTATQIESLSGNQVSLLSNLQLKALNAAQVAALDDDIAMLSSSQITMLSASGVKGLTADQISALSAELISAFTTAQIAALGSAQISALTTDDIASLSASQIAALSTDGTTGLSTSQIAVLSTDQIARLSTKQIATLNSAQVSALSPDDIIALSTAQIAALSSSGIIGLTTQQLASFTTSQAEALTSLQIRNLGSAQIAELGAEGVAQFSTKDIAAISADAIAGLSTDALTSLTTAQIAAFSSQSVGALSTAQIAALSTAQVEAFTSVQVSALTSRQITVLGVEGIATFTTKDIAAISSSAISGLSTEILVQMSESQIAAINSLSVSMLSTAQITALAFNQVEALTSAQVGALNSKQIAALSADAISMFSTRDFAAIASSAITGLSPQTVASLTTAQIAALSTAGIGALSTAQVGAFTTDQIKALTTSQIGALTSKQIATLRAADVASLSTSQLAALSTAGVAGLSTDQIGALSTGQVEALTSVQISALSSKQIGALSAEGVNTFTTAELAAIGSNAISGLSTTTIASFTTAQIAALSSTSVSGLTTVQIEALNTEQLSALTTAQIGALTSKQIAALETADIASLSVDQIAALAPSGIAGLTSDQIAVLKTDQVEALTSTQVGALSSKQIASLSADGLAMFSTADLAAIGSNAISGLSAATIMTLTSAQINALSTAAISGLTTGQLAALNIDQLDALTTSQIGALSSRQTAALTASGVASLSTDKIAAFSTAGIVGLTTDQITALSTAQIEGFTSAQISAMSAKQIAVLGADDLDTFTTAELGAISSSAVSGLSSAMIAALTTTQVTALSTAAIAGLTTEQITAMSTDQLNAMTNSQIGALSSKQTAALSPSGIASLSAEKIAALDAKAIAGLSSAQAGAMSVEQIEALSSRQIASLSSDAIKALSPEKLETFSPEELAAIGANAIKGLPTDFIAALSSAEVAALSTSGVSGLTSDQVGALSKGQIDILTTSQIAALSSGGLQGLTTEDLTTFSTEKLAAISSTAIRGLSTAIVSALTTGEIAALSTNQVAALSYGQVAAMGAAQIAALSISQVGALTSTQAAALAGDDLAAFSAEQLISLTSNAITGLSTGTLAALTASQAAAFTPGQIAAMTSAQVAALKTEMEASSASQDAAPSSSATQTGTEAEAQEPSDVTAAISSYQDV
- a CDS encoding ABC transporter ATP-binding protein, whose protein sequence is MDLKIENISHYYGAVEVLKDISLDIPQGQIICLIGPSGCGKSTLLRFLGGLERPTSGQVLQVGKPPAGSLNPLTYVFQHFALLPWRSVEGNIKLVLEDHGLSSGEMNDIVTDVLERTRLSEFRKALPKQLSGGMRQRVAISRALAVRPAVMLMDEPLSALDSQTRELLMDDLVSLWTRQPFTSVYVTHNLNEAVRLGHRVVVLSRRPGRIREIVDIDIPLSERQLGDPLLEEKQKQLWALMREEAMAADKELVNV
- a CDS encoding alpha/beta hydrolase — its product is MERLANSLFPGFEEKHVVTGGTDFDILISGSGPAVLLLHGYPETRTAWHRIAPLLAASYTVVIPDLPGYGRSRVLGKSERSGAKRWMGEQLHAMMEALGHSQYVVIGHDRGARVGYRMAIDYPQAVSAYVSVTVVPTPEMWEGASKAFGMGAWHWFALAQPEPLPETLLSANPRMFIDTSLDKMAHGLDRLHPLAIEDYRIAFDDAAVRHAICNDYRAGATVDEADDLADRSRGRKIDVPVLVFWEAGRRYGGGREPLDIWADWAKDVSGRGLEGGHMLPEMASGAILDMLVPFLKRVSDGR
- a CDS encoding alcohol dehydrogenase catalytic domain-containing protein is translated as MLALQKVRPEAGLEFRDVEIPSAPPEGEVLIRVEAAGICGTDLHIAEWTPGYESMQSAMPVTLGHEFSGVIDEVGPDVARGLIGQRVTVRPSTTCGHCAACLAGHDDDCSNRKGIGIGRSGAFAPFVCAPARNCHLLPDSLDMEIAALTEPMTVCLEAVNTAEVRDGQTILVLGPGFIGQGIAILARSRGAKVVIAGRDDRPRLELLRSLGFDFLIDGKETPLDRALSEHQPFDAIIEAAGVPALVNATLPFLKKRGIFTVVGIHPRPAEINLTQLVRMHQQIRGSYRASAQDWDATIAFLNDHQDVMRKLISHRFSLGSALEGFSVSHQRLASKVMLQIREPS